From the Carassius carassius chromosome 45, fCarCar2.1, whole genome shotgun sequence genome, one window contains:
- the LOC132127380 gene encoding prolactin-releasing peptide receptor-like produces the protein MESSGWQDVEEPPGSQVYEVMVVQNTTAPHNYPFADVALLQTFKPLIIPCYVLVVLVGVFGNYLLIYVICRSRKMHNVTNFFIGNLAFSDMLMCVSCVPFTLAYAFSPHGWTFGRFMCYLVFLIQPVTVYVSVFTLTAIAVDRYYATVHPLKKRISMAACAYVLSGIWLLSFVLVAPAVAHTYHVEFRDEGLTICEEFWLGQETQRLVYAYSTLLLTYILPLSAVCVSYLCISVKLRNCVAPGHRTRDQAEAQRARKRKIFRLVSLVVAAFGVCWLPIHVFNVLRDIDIRLINKRHFLLIQLLCHLCAMSSSCCNPFLYAWLHDRFRTELRKMFTCHRRIGLPANQCATASVVL, from the exons ATGGAGAGCTCTGGCTGGCAAGATGTTGAAGAGCCTCCTGGAAGCCAAGTGTATGAGGTGATGGTGGTCCAAAACACCACGGCCCCTCACAACTATCCCTTTGCAGACGTCGCCCTGCTGCAGACCTTCAAGCCGCTTATCATCCCCTGTTACGTTCTTGTGGTGCTGGTGGGCGTCTTTGGTAACTACCTTCTGATCTACGTCATCTGCCGCTCGAGGAAGATGCACAACGTCACCAACTTCTTCATCGGCAACCTGGCCTTCTCAGACATGCTGATGTGTGTGAGCTGTGTCCCCTTCACGCTGGCTTACGCCTTCAGTCCTCACGGGTGGACATTCGGCCGCTTCATGTGCTACCTGGTGTTCCTGATCCAGCCCGTCACTGTTTACGTGTCCGTATTCACTCTCACGGCTATTGCGGTCGACAG GTATTATGCTACAGTGCACCCTTTGAAGAAGCGAATCTCAATGGCTGCCTGTGCTTACGTCCTGTCTGGGATCTGGCTGTTGTCATTTGTGCTGGTCGCCCCCGCTGTGGCCCACACGTATCATGTGGAGTTCAGAGACGAGGGTCTGACAATCTGCGAGGAGTTCTGGTTGGGCCAAGAGACGCAGCGACTGGTGTACGCCTACAGCACGCTGCTACTGACTTACATCCTGCCTTTATCCGCAGTCTGTGTCTCTTACCTCTGCATCTCGGTCAAACTCCGCAACTGTGTGGCCCCCGGACACCGAACACGTGACCAGGCCGAGGCCCAGCGGGCACGCAAGCGGAAGATCTTCAGGCTGGTGTCTCTAGTGGTGGCGGCGTTCGGAGTCTGCTGGCTGCCCATCCACGTGTTCAATGTCCTGCGCGACATCGACATCCGCCTCATCAACAAGCGCCATTTCCTGCTGATCCAGCTCTTGTGTCATCTGTGCGCTATGAGCTCATCCTGCTGCAACCCGTTCCTGTACGCCTGGCTCCACGACCGTTTCCGCACAGAGCTGCGCAAGATGTTCACCTGCCACCGTCGCATCGGCTTACCGGCCAACCAATGCGCCACAGCGAGCGTCGTGCTATGA
- the LOC132127869 gene encoding rab11 family-interacting protein 1-like: MSLAVQSQQWFPTSVQVTVRQARGLRSKGKNGTNDAYAIMQVAKDKFSTSVQEKSVAPVWNEDAAFDLPLFHPSNAERCTLHVCVMHRVLMGSDKMLGQAAINLLELQDNKSRDKTEWFKLMGKTGKADKERGEVLLDIQFMKNNMTASMYDLSGQDKSRSRLGKIKDKLKGKKKDGMSDSASAIVPSVGRVLTDSEGEEEPGATSGAKKKNKLKSLFAPKPGLHRNLSQSMSTLATLPEKDSAISLSRSSGLNIESPEGKKKFNFLKHKRTGSSDSKVSQGTGSLGLGIVQSNTCVNGNHVYKENPETRGSSAGSTFSLNSSGHGSMEDLRRGHDRKTSSTSMDSSDQPQENAVEEMHRRQEEQRKQVEERRPAKEDERKPIEREQEEERKRLEREEETRKLQKLEEERKSIEREEERKRIEIEKERKLLEREEEKRKLEKQKEDKRRRIEEEERMRLENEKLQKEKETRKLEMDRRQEEEKQQKEKEKMEAEKSKKRKEEEERRLSEERKSKEQERVQQEKEKLELANKRIEEQVRRKAEEEKEKRKLKEKEDQERIRQEKEEMERQKKEKEQQPKVKPRSARLNMSKKASDEINSDHILFTSPFEDPLLFDESSTNTFEQPSVSQPEVLSQSTKVSAVKPRPHAVKPLNTTDKQPDLRETQDASRSAKITDDMQVKIKAPEAKGMGLYSQLTHEEIINLLEKQKQQLFQKDAKIGELEQYIDNLLVRVMEENPNILMTLSMMKKSV; encoded by the exons ATGTCTCTAGCAGTGCAAAGCCAGCAGTGGTTTCCCACCAGCGTCCAGGTAACGGTGCGCCAGGCGAGGGGTTTGCGGAGCAAGGGGAAGAATGGCACCAACGACGCGTACGCCATCATGCAGGTGGCCAAGGATAAGTTCTCCACCTCGGTGCAGGAGAAGAGCGTCGCCCCGGTGTGGAATGAGGATGCCGCGTTCGACCTGCCGCTCTTTCACCCCAGTAACGCGGAGCGCTGCACCCtacatgtgtgtgtgatgcaccgGGTTCTGATGGGATCCGATAAAATGCTCGGACAGGCGGCCATCAACCTCCTGGAACTCCAAGACAATAAATCCCGTGATAAAACTGA ATGGTTCAAATTGATGGGCAAGACAGGGAAGGCTGATAAAGAGAGGGGTGAGGTGCTCCTAGACATTCAGTTCATGAAGAACAACATGACGGCCAGCATGTATGACCTCTCTGGGCAGGACAAGTCACGCTCACGGCTTGGCAAGATCAAGGATAAGCTGAAAGGGAAAAAGAAAGATGGCATGTCGGATTCTGCTTCAGCCATTGTGCCTTCAGTCGGCCGGGTACTGACTGACAGTGAGGGAGAAGAAGAACCTGGTGCCACATCCGGAGCCAAAAAGAAGAATAAACTCAAGTCCCTATTCGCACCCAAGCCTGGTTTGCACCGTAACCTTTCCCAGTCCATGTCCACCCTTGCCACCCTGCCTGAAAAAGACTCGGCCATCAGTCTGAGCAGATCGTCTGGCCTGAATATAGAGTCTCCTGAAG GCAAAAAGAAGTTCAACTTTCTGAAGCACAAGCGAACAGGAAGCTCTGACAGCAAGGTTTCCCAGGGTACTGGGTCTCTTGGACTGGGCATAGTGCAGAGCAACACGTGCGTCAACGGCAATCACGTCTACAAAGAAAATCCAGAGACCAGAGGATCCAGTGCTGGTTCCACCTTCAGCCTGAACAGCTCAGGCCACGGATCCATGGAGGACCTGCGCAGAGGTCATGACAGGAAAACCTCCAGCACCTCAATGGACTCCTCGGACCAACCTCAAGAGAATGCAGTGGAAGAGATGCACAGAAGACAAGAGGAACAGAGGAAACAGGTGGAGGAAAGAAGACCGGCTAAAGAGGATGAGAGGAAACCGATTGAGAGAGAACAGGAAGAGGAGAGGAAACGGttagaaagagaggaagagacaaGAAAACTACAGAAACTGGAAGAGGAGAGGAAAAGTATTGAGAGAGAGGAGGAAAGAAAGAGGATAGAGATAGAAAAGGAAAGGAAATTGTTGGAAAGGGAGGAAGAGAAGAGGAAGCTAGAGAAACAGAAAGAAGATAAACGGAGGAGAATTGAGGAAGAGGAGAGAATGAGACTTGAGAATGAGAAGttgcagaaagaaaaagagacaaGAAAGTTGGAGATGGACAGAAGACAAGAAGAGGAGAAACAAcagaaggaaaaagaaaagatgGAAGCAGAGaagagcaaaaaaagaaaagaggaagaagAGAGAAGACTGTCAGAGGAGAGGAAAAGTAAAGAGCAAGAAAGAGTGCAACAGGAAAAAGAAAAGTTGGAGCTTGCGAACAAGAGAATAGAGGAGCAGGTGAGAAGAAAGGCTGAGGAAGAGAAGGAGAAGAGGAAGCTGAAAGAGAAAGAAGACCAGGAGAGAATCAGGCAAGAGAAAGAAGAAATGGAAAGacagaagaaagagaaagaacagCAGCCCAAGGTGAAACCCAGGAGTGCTCGACTGAATATGAGTAAAAAAGCATCTGACGAGATTAACTCGGACCACATCCTGTTCACCAGTCCCTTTGAAGACCCCCTCTTATTCGACGAGAGCTCCACCAATACCTTCGAACAGCCCTCCGTTTCTCAACCTGAAGTCCTAAGTCAGTCCACCAAAGTCTCTGCAGTCAAGCCAAG GCCCCATGCAGTGAAACCCCTGAACACCACGGACAAGCAGCCAGACCTCAGAGAGACCCAAGACGCTTCCAGATCTGCTAAAATTACAGATGACATGCAAGTTAAGATAAAG GCCCCAGAGGCTAAAGGGATGGGACTGTACTCCCAGCTAACCCATGAGGAAATCATCAACTTGTTGGAAAAGCAGAAGCAGCAGCTTTTTCAGAAGGATGCTAAGATTGGGGAACTGGAGCAGTATATAGATAATCTTCTGGTCCGTGTCATGGAGGAGAACCCCAACATCTTAATGACCTTGAGCATGATGAAGAAGTCCGTTTGA
- the LOC132127468 gene encoding PDZ and LIM domain protein 2-like: protein MLNMEAKNKIKTSEHQLWLLIERPAKKYVIQCCGDPRLPLNLEPSVRPKQTLESGQGQSKRAPQERNYGPEQLKQHDKESSAGHKSASDCIQTVSYESQTTKKKVSFNYPVWSYGPVDPEELARIKRRQVQPQQPRQSNTFRILQEGLERTSLPSVAVQRSPRFRTCERCGYIIVTQVVKIRERRFRHVECYTCRDCGFSLVERGHFCVDEELYCGKHAQQRCQTAFTHH from the exons ATGTTGAATATGGAGGCTAAGAACAAAATTAAGACATCTGAACATCAGCTGTGGCTTCTAATTGAAAG ACCTGCAAAAAAATATGTCATACAGTGCTGCGGTGATCCAAGACTTCCTCTTAATTTG GAGCCCTCAGTCCGGCCAAAACAAACCCTTGAGTCAGGACAGGGCCAGTCCAAGAG AGCCCCACAGGAGAGAAACTACGGTCCAGAGCAGCTGAAGCAACACGATAAG GAGTCCAGTGCAGGACATAAGTCTGCATCTGATTGTATCCAAACAGTGTCATATGAATCGCAGACTACCAAGAAAAA GGTGAGTTTTAATTATCCAGTATGGAGCTATGGACCAGTTGATCCTGAAGAGCTGGCGAGGATCAAGAGAAGACAAGTTCAACCCCAGCAGCCCAGACAGTCCAACACTTTCAGGATACTACAGGAGGGACTAGAAC GAACATCACTGCCATCTGTAGCGGtccagaggagtccaaggtttcGCACTTGTGAGAGATGTGGTTACATCATTGT AACTCAGGTGGTGAAGATCAGAGAGCGACGCTTCAGACACGTGGAGTGCTATACCTGCAGGGACTGTGGCTTTAGTCTCGTGGAGCGAGGACATTTCTGTGTGGATGAGGAGCTGTACTGTGGGAAACACGCTCAGCAGAGATGCCAGACAGCCTTCACTCACCACTGA